A window of the Gossypium arboreum isolate Shixiya-1 chromosome 2, ASM2569848v2, whole genome shotgun sequence genome harbors these coding sequences:
- the LOC108466586 gene encoding branched-chain-amino-acid aminotransferase 6-like has translation MTSLSKQEQVEWEKAEYANVNWDELGFALTKTDYMYVMKFTEEEQMFCNGTLIRFGNIQMCPSSGILNYGQGLFEGLKAYRKEDEGILLFRPEENALRMKVGADRMCMPSPTVDQFIDAVKKTVLANKRWVPPHGRGSLYIRPLLMGTGRNLEVKPSSEYTFLVYASPVGNGLKGVLNLMVEDNVHRATPGGTGGIKAVTNYSPIYKPLTEAKAKGFSDLLYLDALTGSNIEECSGCNIFILKGNVISTPATHGTILPGITRKSIMEIASGFGYQVEERAIPIKEVFDAEEVFCTGTAMIVKSVASITYQGKRIEYKLGAETLAQKLHATLTGIQTGVIEDKLGWTMVIDGPPFL, from the exons ATGACTTCTTTATCTAAACAAGAGCAGGTGGAATG GGAGAAGGCAGAATATGCGAATGTGAATTGGGATGAACTTGGATTTGCTCTAACTAAGACTGATTATATGTACGTTATGAAATTCACTGAAGAGGAACAAATGTTTTGCAACGGAACCTTAATTCGCTTTGGCAACATTCAGATGTGCCCTTCATCTGGAATATTAAACTATGGCCAG GGGTTATTCGAGGGGCTAAAGGCGTATAGGAAGGAAGACGAGGGGATTCTGCTCTTCCGACCCGAAGAGAACGCTCTGAGGATGAAGGTGGGTGCGGATCGAATGTGCATGCCATCACCAACCGTTGACCAATTCATAGATGCTGTCAAAAAGACTGTGCTGGCCAACAAGAGATGG GTACCTCCTCATGGGAGAGGATCATTATATATTAGGCCTTTGCTTATGGGAACTGGTCGAAATCTGGAAGTGAAACCCTCATCAGAGTACACGTTCTTAGTGTATGCTTCCCCAGTGGGCAATGGTCTCAAG GGTGTTCTGAACTTGATGGTTGAAGATAATGTCCATAGAGCTACTCCTGGTGGTACCGGAGGCATTAAAGCTGTCACGAATTACTCGCCC ATTTACAAGCCATTAACTGAAGCAAAAGCTAAAGGGTTCTCAGATCTCTTATATCTGGATGCATTGACTGGAAGCAACATTGAGGAATGTTCTGGTTGCAATATCTTCATTCTCAAG GGAAATGTTATCTCAACTCCAGCAACTCATGGGACAATTCTCCCAGGTATCACAAGAAAAAGCATCATGGAAATTGCATCTGGTTTTGGATACCAG GTTGAGGAACGAGCTATTCCGATCAAGGAGGTGTTTGATGCGGAAGAAGTCTTTTGCACAGGAACAGCTATGATTGTGAAGTCTGTTGCAAGTATAACCTACCAGGGCAAAAG GATCGAATACAAACTGGGGGCAGAAACACTGGCTCAGAAATTGCATGCAACACTAACAGGGATTCAAACTGGTGTGATCGAGGACAAGCTGGGATGGACCATGGTCATCGATGGACCTCCTTTTTTATGA